In a genomic window of Nodularia sp. LEGE 06071:
- a CDS encoding DUF4347 domain-containing protein yields MLNKSLFSQTNTVVFIDSSVPDYKTLQNGILEGAKTFILSRERDGIAEITELLQQNSQITTLHIISHGSPKSLYLGNTQLSLDNLQNYQSLTTTWNVESILLHNSNSSINTRYSTGDRIAYVGLIGKPTSTNKINLSDTLITTSTPEAGSAVLPEINQTDIRRDEKAIFARFSLANNVTEREITSVQPNINQAVDPVIPTTHPRILGCSCSSCARPLVDLNRINNEPQQLTAPVSAALDLSQTFFLNSLAGANQTIYLDFNGHTTSGTAWNQNFTNGANIVTPAFDLDGNPASFSSTELERIQYIWQRVAEDFIPFNVNVTTQAPTDINDLIKSGANDTRWGVRAVIGGSGLDWIGQRLSGIAYFGSFNWNTDTPTFMFSEDMSEQEKPTAETISHEVGHTLGLSHDGRISPSEEYYYGHGSGDTGWAPIMGFSDFQNVTQWSKGQYASAKNTEDDLQIITTQNGFGYRTDDTGNTIATAKALTVSGTTFSGSGIIERNTDIDFYSFYTGAGAISLTVNPFTRGPNLDILAELYNSVGTLLVSSNPTESLFAIIDTSVDAGTYYLKIDGVGKGNPLGTGYTDYGSLGQYFISGNIAASITEPPVVTPTSTALSYIENATTIIDPAITVSDVDSPNLASATVRITSGFVSSQDILSFTNQNGITGNYNNSIGVLTLTGAATVANYQTALRSITYTNSSDSPNTTPRTISFQVNDGGLNSTTVNRNINVTAVNDAPTNLNLSNNAVADNQAVGTIIGNLSTTDPDIGDSFTYSLVTGTGATDNASFTISGNQLQTNAIFNYATKNIYSVLVRTTDQGGLSYDRQFTININPNNQDNVVTGTANNENFTTTAQKDIINAQGGNDTITSTFDNLQQNDTLNGGTEIDTLIITGGTSANAITINSNNANQFNIPGTTIIGFERFDLSGFTGKISFVGNSGDDWIQAGAGNDNLTGGNGNDYLNGGTGADTMIGGAGNDFYYVDNVGDKITENFGQGTDTAFSTISYTLGNNLENLTLEGTSAINGTGNSLNNILIGNSGNNVLNGQAGADTMIGGEGNDSYYVNNAGDTITEIADQGTDTVFSTISYTLENHVENLTLEGTSAINGTGNDLNNILTGNSRNNVLNGQAGADTMIGGAGNDSYYVDYVGDTIIELAGQGTDNVFSTISYTLENNLENLTLEGTSAINGTGNDLINILTGNAAANTLTGDAGADTLIGNAGADTLIGGTGNDKLYLGLNDGAVDIVNYALNDGADTVYQFVRGAGGDQIQFTGIPNIDVVRSFSNTLLRLGDGIAGNSGFGSGQLLVTLSATTGFIGADVNVNLFGANFLFT; encoded by the coding sequence ATGTTAAATAAATCTTTGTTCTCGCAAACAAATACAGTTGTCTTTATTGATTCCTCTGTTCCCGACTACAAAACCCTACAGAACGGAATTCTTGAGGGAGCGAAAACATTTATTCTTTCACGAGAAAGAGACGGGATTGCAGAAATTACAGAACTCTTACAACAAAATTCCCAAATTACCACCTTACATATCATTTCTCACGGTTCTCCAAAATCTTTGTATTTAGGTAATACGCAACTGAGTTTGGATAATTTACAGAATTATCAATCACTAACTACAACTTGGAATGTTGAGTCGATTCTGCTTCATAACAGCAACAGCAGTATCAATACTAGATATAGCACAGGCGATCGCATAGCTTATGTAGGGCTAATCGGCAAACCCACCAGCACCAATAAAATTAATCTATCAGATACTTTAATTACAACTTCCACACCAGAAGCGGGAAGTGCTGTTCTGCCAGAAATCAATCAGACAGATATACGTAGAGATGAAAAGGCGATTTTTGCTAGATTTTCACTAGCGAATAACGTAACTGAACGAGAAATCACATCTGTGCAGCCGAATATCAACCAAGCTGTAGACCCTGTTATCCCTACAACACATCCACGCATTTTAGGGTGTAGCTGCTCATCTTGTGCGCGTCCTTTAGTGGATCTAAATCGCATCAATAATGAACCCCAACAGTTAACAGCACCTGTATCAGCAGCTTTAGATTTATCCCAAACTTTCTTCCTAAACAGCCTAGCAGGAGCCAACCAGACAATTTATTTAGATTTCAATGGGCATACCACCTCTGGTACTGCATGGAATCAAAACTTTACAAATGGGGCTAATATTGTTACCCCTGCCTTTGACTTAGATGGCAATCCAGCCTCCTTTAGCTCGACTGAACTGGAAAGAATTCAGTATATTTGGCAGCGTGTCGCTGAAGATTTTATCCCCTTTAATGTTAATGTCACAACCCAAGCACCAACAGATATTAACGATCTGATTAAGAGTGGTGCTAACGATACTCGTTGGGGTGTGCGTGCTGTTATTGGTGGTAGCGGCTTGGACTGGATTGGTCAGAGATTATCAGGAATCGCCTACTTTGGTTCTTTCAATTGGAATACTGATACTCCCACTTTTATGTTTAGTGAGGATATGTCCGAACAGGAGAAACCTACGGCTGAGACTATCTCCCATGAAGTAGGTCATACTCTAGGACTTAGCCATGATGGACGTATTAGCCCATCTGAGGAATACTACTATGGACATGGTAGCGGTGACACAGGCTGGGCACCAATTATGGGATTCTCCGACTTCCAGAACGTAACCCAGTGGAGCAAAGGCCAGTATGCTTCCGCTAAGAATACTGAAGATGATTTGCAAATTATTACGACCCAAAATGGTTTTGGCTACCGAACAGATGATACTGGGAATACAATTGCTACAGCAAAGGCATTAACCGTTTCTGGTACAACTTTCAGTGGTAGTGGCATCATCGAACGTAATACAGATATTGATTTCTATAGTTTTTATACTGGTGCTGGTGCAATTAGCTTAACCGTGAATCCCTTTACTCGCGGACCAAACCTAGATATTTTAGCAGAGCTATACAATTCTGTTGGTACATTACTTGTATCCTCCAATCCAACAGAGTCCCTATTTGCAATTATCGACACAAGTGTGGATGCTGGAACGTATTACCTCAAAATTGATGGTGTAGGTAAAGGAAATCCTCTTGGTACTGGCTACACAGATTATGGCAGTTTAGGTCAATATTTTATCAGTGGTAATATTGCCGCTAGTATTACTGAACCCCCTGTAGTCACCCCTACCAGCACCGCTTTATCCTACATTGAGAATGCGACTACAATTATTGACCCAGCTATCACCGTCAGTGATGTCGATTCACCTAACCTAGCTAGCGCTACCGTCAGGATTACTTCTGGCTTCGTTTCTAGTCAAGATATCCTCAGTTTTACGAATCAAAACGGAATTACAGGCAATTACAACAACAGTATAGGGGTTTTAACCTTAACTGGTGCGGCTACAGTTGCTAATTACCAAACCGCTTTACGTTCCATTACCTATACCAACAGCAGCGATAGCCCAAATACTACACCTCGCACTATCAGTTTTCAAGTTAATGATGGTGGTTTAAACAGTACCACTGTTAACCGTAATATCAACGTGACTGCGGTTAACGATGCTCCCACAAATCTCAATCTGAGTAATAACGCCGTTGCGGACAATCAAGCTGTTGGTACAATAATTGGTAATCTCAGCACCACAGATCCCGATATTGGTGACTCCTTTACCTATAGTCTAGTGACAGGTACAGGTGCAACTGATAACGCATCTTTTACTATCAGTGGCAATCAACTGCAAACAAACGCCATTTTCAACTATGCAACCAAAAATATCTACAGCGTTCTAGTTCGCACCACTGACCAAGGTGGCTTATCCTATGATCGACAGTTCACGATTAATATCAATCCCAACAACCAAGATAACGTCGTCACAGGAACAGCAAATAACGAAAACTTCACCACCACAGCCCAAAAAGATATCATAAACGCTCAAGGTGGAAATGACACCATCACTAGCACCTTTGATAATTTACAACAAAACGATACTTTGAACGGTGGTACAGAAATTGATACTCTGATTATTACCGGAGGAACTAGTGCCAATGCCATTACTATTAATAGCAATAATGCTAATCAATTTAATATTCCTGGTACAACCATCATCGGATTTGAACGCTTTGATTTAAGTGGATTTACTGGTAAAATCAGTTTTGTAGGTAATAGCGGTGATGATTGGATTCAAGCAGGTGCAGGAAACGATAATTTAACCGGTGGTAATGGTAATGATTACCTGAACGGCGGAACAGGTGCAGATACCATGATTGGTGGTGCTGGTAATGATTTCTACTATGTTGATAATGTGGGAGATAAAATCACAGAAAATTTTGGTCAGGGAACTGATACTGCTTTCAGCACTATTAGTTACACATTAGGAAATAACTTAGAAAACCTGACTTTAGAAGGCACATCTGCTATCAATGGTACTGGTAATAGTTTAAATAATATTCTCATAGGTAACAGTGGGAATAATGTCCTCAATGGTCAAGCAGGTGCAGATACCATGATTGGGGGTGAGGGTAATGATTCCTACTATGTTAATAATGCAGGAGATACGATCACAGAAATTGCTGATCAGGGAACTGATACTGTTTTCAGCACTATTAGTTACACATTAGAAAATCACGTAGAAAACCTAACTTTAGAAGGCACATCTGCTATCAATGGTACTGGTAATGACCTCAATAATATCCTCACAGGTAACAGTCGTAATAATGTCCTCAATGGTCAAGCAGGTGCAGATACCATGATTGGTGGTGCTGGTAATGATTCCTACTATGTTGATTATGTCGGAGATACCATCATAGAATTGGCTGGTCAGGGAACTGATAATGTTTTCAGCACTATTAGTTACACATTGGAAAATAACCTAGAAAACCTGACTTTAGAAGGCACATCTGCTATCAATGGTACTGGTAATGACCTGATTAATATCCTCACAGGTAACGCCGCAGCTAACACTCTAACAGGTGATGCAGGTGCAGATACACTCATTGGTAATGCAGGTGCAGATACTCTCATTGGTGGAACTGGTAATGATAAACTCTATTTGGGTTTGAATGATGGTGCGGTAGATATTGTCAATTATGCTTTGAATGATGGTGCAGATACGGTTTATCAGTTTGTGCGTGGTGCCGGTGGTGATCAAATCCAATTTACAGGCATTCCGAATATTGATGTGGTGAGATCATTTAGTAATACTTTACTGCGTTTGGGTGATGGTATTGCTGGTAATAGTGGTTTTGGAAGTGGTCAGTTATTAGTGACATTATCCGCGACAACTGGCTTTATTGGTGCTGATGTGAATGTTAACTTGTTTGGTGCTAATTTCTTGTTTACGTGA
- a CDS encoding succinate--CoA ligase subunit alpha, whose translation MNLTPDSKVLIQGFSEFITATHIAQMKAYGTNLVAGVNPGCGGQQRYNLPVFDLVEEVVAKFGVIDTAIICVHPYQVLDAALEAIACNISQIIIITGGVPPLDMVKLLRKAEAGETLIVGPNSPGIIVPGKILLGTQPSELYTPGPVGIVSRSSTLTYEVAWELTKAGLGQSISVSIGSDAIVGSSFLQWLQILDEDETTEAIVLVGQPGGDSEEAAARYITEAIDKPVIAYIAGRHAPAAKNWRQSGTLATVIGRDPNFGTAQSKLAAFKEAKIPVAERPSLIPELVKKGIKLVKSS comes from the coding sequence ATGAACCTAACACCAGACAGCAAAGTATTAATCCAGGGCTTTTCTGAATTTATCACAGCAACTCATATTGCTCAAATGAAAGCTTATGGTACAAATTTGGTTGCTGGTGTCAATCCCGGATGTGGTGGACAGCAACGCTACAATCTGCCAGTATTCGACTTGGTGGAAGAGGTAGTGGCGAAATTTGGCGTAATTGACACAGCGATTATCTGCGTACACCCATACCAAGTTTTAGATGCAGCATTAGAAGCGATCGCCTGCAATATCAGCCAGATTATCATCATTACTGGTGGTGTACCACCGTTGGATATGGTGAAATTACTTCGCAAAGCCGAAGCCGGTGAAACTTTGATAGTAGGGCCGAACAGTCCCGGAATTATTGTACCGGGAAAAATCCTCTTGGGGACTCAACCGAGCGAATTGTATACACCTGGCCCTGTGGGGATTGTGAGCCGTAGTAGTACCCTGACTTATGAAGTGGCGTGGGAATTAACCAAAGCTGGTTTAGGGCAATCAATTAGTGTCAGTATTGGTAGTGATGCGATCGTTGGTTCATCATTTCTGCAATGGCTGCAAATTCTCGATGAAGATGAAACCACAGAAGCGATCGTTTTAGTCGGTCAACCAGGCGGTGATAGTGAAGAAGCCGCAGCGCGGTACATTACTGAAGCCATTGATAAACCAGTAATTGCCTATATTGCCGGTAGACACGCACCAGCCGCCAAAAATTGGCGACAAAGCGGGACTTTAGCCACAGTTATCGGACGTGACCCTAATTTTGGCACAGCACAAAGTAAATTAGCTGCTTTTAAAGAAGCAAAAATTCCAGTCGCGGAACGTCCTTCTCTAATTCCAGAACTGGTAAAAAAGGGAATTAAATTAGTTAAAAGTTCGTAG
- a CDS encoding succinate--CoA ligase subunit beta — MDLLEYQVKEWFGKIGIPVLPSQRIDHPTDLKRLKIRYPIVLKSQVYAGERAKAGGVRFVETTIDAIAAAQNIFNLPIWGELPEVLLAESKYVGQKEFYLAVVLDTAVCRPVLLGCTEPDIDWESAGEKMHHVVVEQEFSPFYARRLALKMGLQGTLMQSVSSVVEKMYQLFVQKDLDLVEINPLAVSASGQVMALNGKVSINERAIGRHPDLAEIAVKIANRHSRSSINGHLGDWDGLELHGKIGILGNGTGSMMATLDLVTSAGGKPGSCLNLRHAFLTDVSPTTFCDRLAKGLNILAADKSIQVILLNLLGSVPQTEEVSDIISNFVQQDHHEIKSQTIRVSSRTRRESHFPRLVVRIAGSEFNVAQNVLATLNTQTDALIVVENLDEAVAEAVRLAKPTAYKKV; from the coding sequence ATGGATTTATTAGAGTATCAAGTTAAAGAATGGTTTGGGAAAATAGGCATTCCCGTCTTGCCTTCCCAACGAATTGACCATCCTACAGATTTGAAACGGTTAAAAATTCGCTATCCGATTGTACTCAAGTCGCAGGTCTATGCAGGCGAAAGAGCCAAAGCAGGCGGAGTTAGGTTTGTCGAAACCACCATTGATGCGATCGCAGCGGCACAAAATATCTTTAATTTGCCGATTTGGGGCGAGTTACCGGAAGTTTTACTGGCAGAATCTAAGTATGTCGGTCAAAAAGAATTTTATCTAGCAGTAGTTTTAGATACAGCTGTCTGCCGACCAGTGCTTCTAGGCTGCACAGAACCCGATATTGATTGGGAATCCGCAGGAGAGAAAATGCATCACGTTGTTGTTGAACAAGAATTTTCTCCTTTCTATGCCCGGCGACTGGCGTTAAAAATGGGTTTGCAAGGTACATTAATGCAGTCTGTTAGCTCGGTTGTCGAGAAGATGTATCAGTTGTTTGTGCAGAAAGATTTAGACTTGGTGGAAATTAATCCCTTGGCCGTGAGTGCGTCAGGTCAAGTTATGGCTCTCAATGGTAAAGTCAGTATCAACGAACGCGCCATTGGCCGCCATCCAGACTTAGCAGAGATCGCCGTAAAAATAGCTAACCGTCATAGCAGAAGTTCAATCAACGGTCATTTAGGCGATTGGGATGGTTTAGAATTACACGGTAAAATTGGCATCTTGGGTAATGGTACTGGTTCCATGATGGCTACCTTAGATTTAGTCACCAGTGCAGGTGGTAAACCAGGTAGTTGTCTGAATTTGCGCCATGCTTTCCTCACAGATGTGTCGCCGACGACTTTTTGCGATCGCCTCGCCAAAGGTTTGAACATTTTAGCCGCTGACAAAAGCATTCAAGTCATACTGCTTAACCTTCTTGGTAGTGTCCCTCAGACTGAGGAAGTGTCGGACATCATTAGCAATTTTGTCCAGCAAGACCACCACGAAATCAAATCTCAGACTATAAGAGTTAGCAGCAGAACTCGCCGAGAGTCTCATTTTCCGCGATTGGTTGTCCGGATTGCTGGTTCTGAGTTCAATGTTGCTCAGAATGTTTTAGCTACCTTAAACACTCAAACTGATGCTTTGATAGTAGTAGAAAATTTAGATGAAGCGGTCGCAGAAGCTGTTCGTCTGGCCAAGCCAACTGCTTACAAAAAAGTTTGA
- a CDS encoding phage tail tape measure protein — MKVAVQPEDLQVLTRTLQEKLLAEVPSGEVFQIKCAVKNKELMVLTQHPVGVTVDTEYLFFVLSEALHSSPTDREQRVQCFIRIFGEELPYARRSLMIKQKKEMRRAIPLSSSLTYTPSIIENEPEAAFDPFIDTPDLLTTQSHRPVKSLLIGITLVGICVFGSGVYLVTRPCVMSECKELQTAQQLNGEFRQRMRDANSANQLIAAQQQLITASTDLSIIPHWSPRYQQAQELKARLSMQSDEINQVVMALQAGDMAETKTQRTANSLEELQDIQYSWRGAIAPLEAVSSSSELYELVQPRLSKYRVSLQAVNQQLLAQEQWLKKLNDAKAVVIVAQEREANAKSLNDWQKSQTTWQVVINALNIIPPTSPAYPEAQKLLLEYKPRLARTRDRATTEQLAARSYQQAISTANQAQTYEQKNQWHVAVTYWSQALQNAQQTSQDSVYYNQSQSLIEPYSTALKQAQAKLQVNINLQQVRNDLEQTCSREIRICTFTINNTGIAVSLTPEYEQMLQTTLSEADLQTPNYWQILQETLGVIGNHVNLPVFIYDTQGQGLYTHLPQGS; from the coding sequence ATGAAAGTAGCAGTTCAGCCGGAAGACTTACAAGTTTTAACTAGAACGTTGCAGGAAAAACTTCTTGCAGAAGTCCCCTCTGGTGAAGTCTTCCAAATTAAGTGTGCTGTCAAAAACAAAGAGTTAATGGTTTTAACTCAACATCCAGTTGGTGTGACTGTTGACACTGAATATCTTTTCTTCGTGCTGTCAGAAGCACTCCACTCCTCACCAACCGACCGGGAACAGCGCGTACAGTGCTTTATCAGAATATTTGGGGAAGAACTTCCTTATGCTAGACGTTCTTTGATGATCAAGCAAAAGAAGGAAATGAGGCGAGCAATACCTCTTTCATCTTCTCTAACCTATACTCCATCTATCATCGAGAATGAACCAGAAGCAGCTTTTGATCCTTTCATAGATACACCAGATTTGTTGACTACCCAGTCACACCGCCCCGTGAAATCTCTACTGATAGGGATAACTTTGGTGGGAATTTGTGTGTTTGGTAGTGGCGTTTATTTGGTAACTCGTCCTTGTGTGATGTCTGAGTGCAAAGAACTCCAAACTGCTCAACAATTGAACGGGGAATTTAGACAACGGATGCGTGATGCTAATTCCGCAAATCAATTAATTGCTGCACAACAGCAACTAATAACAGCCAGTACCGACCTGTCAATTATTCCCCATTGGTCACCGCGCTACCAACAAGCCCAGGAGTTAAAAGCTCGTTTGTCTATGCAGTCAGACGAAATTAACCAGGTGGTAATGGCTTTACAGGCGGGTGACATGGCAGAGACAAAAACTCAAAGAACGGCAAATAGTCTTGAAGAATTACAAGATATACAATATTCATGGCGAGGGGCGATCGCACCTTTGGAGGCTGTATCCTCTAGTAGTGAACTCTATGAGCTAGTACAACCGAGATTATCAAAATATCGTGTGAGTTTACAAGCTGTAAATCAGCAGTTACTTGCCCAAGAACAATGGCTAAAAAAACTCAATGATGCCAAGGCTGTAGTCATTGTCGCCCAAGAGCGTGAAGCCAATGCTAAATCCTTAAATGACTGGCAAAAGTCACAGACTACGTGGCAAGTAGTAATTAATGCTTTGAATATTATTCCCCCTACTAGCCCAGCCTACCCAGAAGCACAAAAACTGTTATTAGAGTATAAACCTCGACTAGCAAGGACACGCGATCGCGCCACCACAGAACAATTAGCAGCTAGAAGTTATCAACAAGCCATCAGCACAGCCAATCAAGCCCAAACATATGAGCAAAAAAACCAGTGGCACGTAGCAGTGACATACTGGAGTCAGGCTTTACAGAATGCTCAACAAACTTCTCAAGATAGTGTTTACTACAATCAATCTCAGAGTCTGATTGAACCTTACTCCACCGCCCTCAAACAAGCACAAGCAAAGCTTCAAGTCAATATTAATTTGCAACAAGTTCGTAATGACCTAGAGCAAACTTGTTCTAGAGAAATTCGGATTTGCACTTTTACGATCAATAACACCGGAATTGCTGTCTCGCTCACTCCTGAGTATGAACAAATGCTACAGACAACATTATCTGAAGCCGACCTTCAGACTCCAAATTATTGGCAAATTTTACAAGAGACTTTAGGCGTAATTGGTAATCATGTGAATCTGCCAGTATTTATTTACGATACCCAAGGTCAAGGATTATATACCCATCTACCGCAAGGGTCTTGA
- a CDS encoding DUF1995 family protein produces MPELPNSLEQAIAQSRIATQAALADGYTRLQVDFLFPELKLMPVAEQFLPLFAEYDSRLKIFFPDAGGAALAIRDWAGTPFKILDIGTGRAASLQSKIQPEDEIFLFIAPTSIEVPQVEKLCENIGDRPFVMLNPRLEDSGVVGIGYTARQTRQRFISTLESCYYLRPVDDTTAVFRCYPGLWEVWVETNGKYEKVTELPTRPTGDELDLIVMQGQPQTGKDATPGKKPSVFKSLQRFFKALSS; encoded by the coding sequence ATGCCTGAACTTCCCAATAGTCTAGAACAAGCGATCGCCCAATCTCGCATAGCTACCCAAGCAGCCCTTGCAGATGGTTACACTCGCTTACAAGTTGATTTCCTGTTCCCAGAACTGAAACTGATGCCGGTAGCAGAACAATTTTTGCCCCTGTTTGCCGAATATGATTCCCGCCTGAAAATTTTCTTTCCTGACGCTGGTGGTGCAGCCCTAGCTATCCGTGATTGGGCAGGTACACCATTTAAAATTTTGGATATCGGCACAGGGAGGGCGGCTTCCCTACAGTCGAAAATTCAGCCAGAGGACGAAATTTTCTTATTTATTGCCCCAACTTCTATAGAAGTTCCCCAAGTGGAAAAGCTATGTGAAAATATAGGCGATCGCCCTTTTGTGATGTTAAATCCCCGCCTGGAAGATTCTGGGGTTGTGGGTATTGGCTATACAGCCAGACAAACCCGCCAGCGTTTCATTAGTACTCTGGAATCTTGTTACTACCTGCGTCCTGTAGATGATACAACGGCTGTATTTCGCTGCTATCCCGGATTATGGGAAGTATGGGTAGAAACAAACGGCAAGTATGAAAAAGTTACCGAATTACCGACAAGGCCAACAGGTGATGAGTTGGATCTGATTGTCATGCAAGGACAACCACAAACAGGTAAAGATGCTACACCAGGGAAAAAGCCCAGTGTTTTCAAGAGTTTGCAACGTTTTTTCAAAGCGTTGAGTAGCTAA
- the surE gene encoding 5'/3'-nucleotidase SurE, translating to MTIMLTNDDGIDAPGIQALFQAINGKKTIIAAPKDHQSGCGHQVTTTRAINLQRRSESEYAIAGTPADCVRIATTQICPDIKFVLSGINAGGNLGVDAYISGTVAAVREAATQNIPGIAISQYRKGKQTLDWDLAAKLTAEVLADLFPRFLEPGSFWNVNLPHLQPGDADPQIVFCQPCTKPLPINYRIDGDDFYYVGEYGKRYRTPGSDVDVCFSGNIAVTQLKV from the coding sequence ATGACCATAATGTTGACCAATGATGACGGGATTGACGCTCCCGGTATTCAAGCCCTGTTTCAGGCTATAAATGGTAAAAAAACAATTATTGCCGCCCCTAAAGACCATCAATCTGGATGTGGGCATCAAGTCACTACAACTCGTGCGATTAATCTCCAACGGCGTTCTGAAAGTGAGTATGCGATTGCCGGGACTCCCGCCGATTGTGTGAGAATCGCCACCACCCAAATTTGCCCAGATATTAAATTTGTGCTTTCAGGGATTAATGCTGGGGGAAACTTGGGAGTAGATGCGTATATTTCCGGTACTGTGGCGGCTGTGCGCGAAGCTGCGACACAAAATATTCCCGGAATTGCGATTTCTCAATATCGCAAAGGTAAGCAAACTCTGGATTGGGATCTAGCTGCTAAGTTGACTGCTGAAGTTTTAGCTGACTTATTCCCGCGTTTCTTAGAACCTGGAAGCTTCTGGAATGTGAATTTGCCACATCTGCAACCAGGGGATGCCGATCCTCAGATCGTGTTTTGCCAACCCTGTACTAAACCTTTACCGATTAACTATCGCATTGACGGCGACGATTTTTATTATGTGGGGGAATATGGCAAACGCTATCGCACTCCTGGCAGTGATGTTGATGTCTGTTTTTCCGGTAATATCGCCGTAACTCAGTTAAAGGTTTAG
- a CDS encoding sugar transferase: MYHTPIRSVLQGTYKAWELEFTPHSSVESKFKRTLDIVGSLVGLLILAIVFVPIAIAIKIDNPGPIFFTQERYGLQGNTFRIWKFRSMVSDAEKLKSLVNNEAKGLIFKNKNDFRVTKVGRCLRRTSLDELPQFWNVLIGEMSLVGTRPPTHDEVIKYTPRHWQRLNVKPGLTGEWQVNGRSQVDDFEQIVDLDLGYQKKWHPLYDLILIVKTVYVIFRRIGAW; encoded by the coding sequence ATGTACCATACACCCATAAGAAGCGTTTTGCAAGGTACTTATAAAGCTTGGGAGTTGGAATTTACTCCCCACTCCTCTGTAGAGTCTAAATTCAAACGTACTTTGGACATCGTAGGAAGCTTGGTGGGGCTGTTAATTCTAGCTATTGTGTTTGTCCCAATAGCGATCGCGATTAAGATTGACAATCCAGGGCCAATTTTCTTCACACAAGAAAGATATGGACTCCAGGGAAATACCTTTCGGATTTGGAAATTCCGTTCAATGGTTAGTGATGCGGAAAAACTCAAATCTCTGGTGAACAACGAAGCCAAAGGACTGATCTTTAAAAATAAAAATGACTTCCGAGTCACGAAGGTAGGACGTTGCTTGCGAAGGACGAGTTTGGATGAACTACCTCAGTTTTGGAATGTCCTCATCGGTGAAATGAGTTTAGTGGGAACTCGTCCGCCCACTCATGATGAAGTCATAAAATATACCCCCCGTCACTGGCAACGTTTAAATGTCAAGCCAGGGCTAACTGGTGAATGGCAAGTTAACGGTCGTTCTCAGGTGGATGATTTTGAACAAATCGTTGATTTAGACCTGGGATACCAAAAAAAATGGCATCCACTGTATGATTTGATATTGATTGTGAAAACTGTCTATGTCATCTTTAGGCGCATTGGAGCTTGGTAA